TAGCTTTTCTTATTGGCACTTTAGGAGCTATTCAACAAAATTGGCTGCTTATTTTGCCCCTTGGTCTCCTTACTTACGCAGATTACAAAAGAGCATTTCTAGGGAGCATTTTTGCTTTGGCAGGATTTATCTTTGCTTTAAATAGTTACCATTATGTAACCGTAGAATCAAAGAATATCTCGGGGATTGCCGATGTTCAATTAGAGCGTTTAATCCTCCAAAAAAATCGTTTTGGTCAATTTTGGCACTATTATGGCACCATGCGAGCCTTTTCACCTGACGAAAAAAATCTATTGAGCAAAGTTCCTCAAAATGTACCAGTTACATTCAAAATCAAAAAAAATGAGAATTGGAAGAGGCCTCAAGCAGATGGTAGATATCTAATTGCCTGCAACTTGGTTTCGAGCCCAGGAAAGCGCTACATTCTCAAAACTAAACGAGATTCTTGGGAAAAAGTTCCTTTTTCCTTTAGCTTGGGAGAAGTGCGCTATCTTGCTAAAAAAAACGTAGGGAACTACATAAAAAGCTGCTTTAAAGATAAAAATGTGCAAGATTTCTTGTCTGGTTTAATTACAGGCGAATTCAACGAAAAAAAATTAAAAGATGCTTTTTCAAGATTCGGCCTTCTCCATCTCATGGCCATTTCCGGCTTTCACTTTAGTCTAATCGCTTTCATCTTTGATTTCCTGCTTCGTCCATTTTTTGCGCCTTTAAAGAGAGCACTAGTGATCACAATTGCTCTTACAATTTACTTTATTTTTCTTGGAAATGGGCCATCAATCTTAAGGGCATGGCTGACAATTATCATTAGCTATAGTGCACTATTTAATAAAAGACTTTCTAATAGTTTGAATTCCTTAGGGATTGCTTTAATTGTCTCTCTTGTTCTTAATCCCGGTATCTGTACTCATATAGGATTTCAATTTAGCTTTCTGGTAACTGCTGCCATTCTTCTTCTCTTTCACCCAGCAGAAAAATCTTTGCTCTCTTTTTTCCCTAGGCGCACCAGCATGGCCCTACCTTTATTCTCTTTTATAGATAAACATGTGCTCATTATTTTAGGGTTTTTTAGGCCCATTCTCGCCTTAAATCTTGTCACAACTGTGGCAGCGTTACCTCTATCTCTTTATTATTTTCAAAGGTTTCCATTATTGGGCATTATTTATAATCTCTATTTCCCTCTTTTTGTAATAGTGAGTCTATTTTTACTAATTTCTGGCCTGTTGTTTTCACCTTTTCCTCTTATAGGAACACTTATTCACTATTTTAACAATCTTTTTACAAATTTCATTTTAAACATGACATTAGATGTCCCTAAGCCTTTAGATATCAATTTAATAAGTGATACAATCAGCGAAAATCTCGTTATTGTTTACTACTGTGTTTTCTTCACCTTAGGAATATACATTCATATCAAAAACAAGAAGTTTATTGATAATTTAAATTAATCAAGATATCAATTAACATTGAGGTAATAAAAAATATTACAAGGATGGATAATATGAAATTAACAACTGTTATAGCATTAGCTGCTGTATTTTGTGGGATTCCATTTTTTGTAACTTCGAAAGCAGAGGCACGTTTGAATGTTGGCATTCATATCGGAGTCCCTACTATTGTGCATGAGAGGGCCTATGTCCCAGAATACTATGAACGAGTTGACGTTCCTGACTGTTCATGTTACGATAGAGTCTACGAGAGGGTTTATATAGCACCCCATCCCGTTCATATTACTCCAGGATACCGAGAATACCACGGGTATAGAGAATATCCAAGATACCGAGAATACCCCAGATCTGGTTTTTCTGTCGGCTACTGGAGATACTAGACTAGTCAGCGACAGCGATACAGGAAATTTCAATTGATGCACCGAGGGGAAGTGCTGCCACTTGGATTGTTTGCCGGGCGGGTGGGCATGCTGCATTGAAATACTTGCTATACTCTTCATTCATCGTTTGAAATTGCTTAAGATCTGTCATAAAAACATCACATCTTAAAACCTTCTCGAAGCCCGACTGGCTTTCTTCTAGGATGGCAGCTAAGTTTTTGAAAACTTGTTTCGTCAGGACTTTCATATCCCCTTCAACCAGCTTTCCTGTTTTAGGATCAAGGGGTAATTGCCCCGAAATAAAAACCAATGATCTATGAGAAATTTTTACTGCTTGTGAGTAAGGTCCCAGTGCTTTCGGGGCTTTAGTCGTTTCAATTTTTTTCATTTAATCCCTTATCTATAGTACTATTTAGAAAAAGATAGCAAAGGAAGGTATTCTTTGCTAGACGCTTAAAATAGGAGCGAAAATGATGAATACAAGTTTAGCATTAGAGGAAACTACGACAAAACAAATCTCCTCAGATTTAGCTATTTGTCTGGCAGACACCTATTTAGTCTACACAAAAACACAGAATTTTCATTGGAATGTTCGTGATCCCCGCTTCCATTCTTTACATCTGTTTTTTGAAGAACAATATAAAGCCTTAGCGGAAGCAATCGATGAGCTTGCGGAAAGAATTCGCATGCTGGATGCTAAATCCCCAGGATCTCTTAGCGCATTTTTAGATCTAACCCGTCTTGATGACGCAAAGGATAATCTTTCTGCTGACGAAATGCTAAAACAGTTGCTACAAGATCATCAAAGTATTATTCAATGGATTAGACCTGCCATAAGCAAAATGGCGAATTTAGGTGATGAAGGAACAGCCGACCTGCTAGTTCAAAGATTACGAGCTCACGAACAAGCAGCATGGATGCTAAAAAGCCATTTTAAAAATAGCTGATCCTCGGGAGGGAAGTTTATGAAGGCAATGATTATTGAAGCTTTTGGAGACAGCGAACAGCTTAAGTTATCCGAGATTCCAAATCCTCTAATTAAGGACAACGAGGTGATGATTGCTGTCGAGTATGCTGGTGTGAATCCAGTTGATTGGAAGATCAGAGAAGGACTCTATAAAAGTAAAATGCCTCATGAATTCCCTCTCATACCTGGTTGGGATGCCTCAGGAACGATTATTAATATCGGAAAACATGTCAAAAATTTTCATATCGGCGATAAAGTTTTCGCTTACTGTAGAAAGCCGACAATCAAGGAAGGGACATATGCGGAATTTGTTTGCTTTGATGCAACACAGGTTGCTCAGCTCCCTCACAATTTAAGCTTTGCTCAAGGGGCGGCAATCCCTTTAGCTGGCTTAACTGCCTGGCAGGCTTTATTTGATTTTGCTCAATTGCAGAATGGGCAAACGGTTCTCATTCATGCCGGTTCAGGTGGTGTAGGGAGTCTGGCAATCCAATTTGCTAAGAAAGTAGGCGCAATAGTTTTTACTACCTGCTCAGAATCCAATCACCCCTATGTTACAAAACTTGGAGCTGATTATTGCATCGATTACAACAAAGATGATTTTTCTAAAAAGATTGAG
The Chlamydiales bacterium STE3 genome window above contains:
- a CDS encoding Protein DfrA (Product derived from UniProtKB/Swiss-Prot:O52178;Gene name derived from UniProtKB/Swiss-Prot:O52178), with product MKKIETTKAPKALGPYSQAVKISHRSLVFISGQLPLDPKTGKLVEGDMKVLTKQVFKNLAAILEESQSGFEKVLRCDVFMTDLKQFQTMNEEYSKYFNAACPPARQTIQVAALPLGASIEISCIAVAD
- a CDS encoding Reticulon-4-interacting protein 1-like protein, mitochondrial (Product derived from UniProtKB/Swiss-Prot:Q7T3C7;Gene name derived from UniProtKB/Swiss-Prot:Q7T3C7), producing MKAMIIEAFGDSEQLKLSEIPNPLIKDNEVMIAVEYAGVNPVDWKIREGLYKSKMPHEFPLIPGWDASGTIINIGKHVKNFHIGDKVFAYCRKPTIKEGTYAEFVCFDATQVAQLPHNLSFAQGAAIPLAGLTAWQALFDFAQLQNGQTVLIHAGSGGVGSLAIQFAKKVGAIVFTTCSESNHPYVTKLGADYCIDYNKDDFSKKIEELVGKVDVVFDTVGGKTLRDSLSLVKPNGCIVSIVEQLGHDLVGERNMRAGYVFVRPDGKELEEIAKLIEEGDVIAPEIQEMPLQNAPQAQEKNKGGHTRGKIVLKIGQQE
- a CDS encoding hypothetical protein (Product derived from UniProtKB/Swiss-Prot:P73321;Uncharacterized protein slr1894), which produces MMNTSLALEETTTKQISSDLAICLADTYLVYTKTQNFHWNVRDPRFHSLHLFFEEQYKALAEAIDELAERIRMLDAKSPGSLSAFLDLTRLDDAKDNLSADEMLKQLLQDHQSIIQWIRPAISKMANLGDEGTADLLVQRLRAHEQAAWMLKSHFKNS
- a CDS encoding Uncharacterized protein (Product derived from UniProtKB/Trembl:D1R513), with amino-acid sequence MHANLFFSKSPAFYYGIAFLIGTLGAIQQNWLLILPLGLLTYADYKRAFLGSIFALAGFIFALNSYHYVTVESKNISGIADVQLERLILQKNRFGQFWHYYGTMRAFSPDEKNLLSKVPQNVPVTFKIKKNENWKRPQADGRYLIACNLVSSPGKRYILKTKRDSWEKVPFSFSLGEVRYLAKKNVGNYIKSCFKDKNVQDFLSGLITGEFNEKKLKDAFSRFGLLHLMAISGFHFSLIAFIFDFLLRPFFAPLKRALVITIALTIYFIFLGNGPSILRAWLTIIISYSALFNKRLSNSLNSLGIALIVSLVLNPGICTHIGFQFSFLVTAAILLLFHPAEKSLLSFFPRRTSMALPLFSFIDKHVLIILGFFRPILALNLVTTVAALPLSLYYFQRFPLLGIIYNLYFPLFVIVSLFLLISGLLFSPFPLIGTLIHYFNNLFTNFILNMTLDVPKPLDINLISDTISENLVIVYYCVFFTLGIYIHIKNKKFIDNLN